The Chloroflexi bacterium ADurb.Bin180 sequence GTCGGGGCGGCGGTGGCCGTGGCCTCAAGCCGGGGCAGCGGTGTGGGCTGTTCTATGGCCATTCTGGCCGCGTCGCACGCAACCACGCCAAGCGCGACCACCAACAATAGTACCGCGCGGGCCGCTGTACGAGATCTCATTGAATACCTCCTGCGTCCAGAGCCGCCTTTGCAGGCAACGGGGCTGAAACCGCGCGCAGTATACCTAGAGCTGCTGACCCGGTCAAGAGTTCTCGGCCAGGGCCGCTCTCGCGACCCTGCTTTCGCGGAGCACACGAAGGATCTCGCCAGCAATGTCCATCGCCGCGCGAGGCCTTCCCAGACTGGCCGCATTGGCGGCCATCTGCTTCATAATGGCCTGCTGAGGCCCGAACCATCCACTGACCACCTTGGCGATGTGGGTGGGGTCCTCGGCGTACACTCCGCACCCGTGCCGCAGCACAAAGGGCACATTTCCGGATTCCTGGCCACGGATGTAGCCTGTCAGCACCACCGGCAGGCCAAGCGCACAGGCCTCGGCGATGGTGCCCGGGCCGGCCTTAGTCACTACGAGGTCGCTGGCGGCCATCCACGTCCAGATGTCGCTGACATAGCCCTTCACAACGGTAGGTACAGGCCAAGGGTACGACTTGAGCTCTTCCTCCAGGCTCTCGTTTCTACCGCAAATCACCACAAGTTGACCCATGGGCCAGTCAGCCCGTTGTGAGTCTCGGGCGAGCTCAGCGGCGACCGTACGGGCCACAGGAGACATCTGCCCCATGCCCTCACCGCCTCCCACGAGCAGTGCGGTGGGCCGATCAGCCAGTTCAAGCTTGCTTCTCAGTTCTGCCCTGGGCAGCTGAAGTCGGCCAAAGCCCGCCCTGATCGGCAGGCCGCACAGTCGTAGTTGGGCCTGTGACAGTCCGGCCCGCAAGCCCTGCGCGAAGGCCTCTTCGCTGGGCACGATGCACAGATCCACAGCCTTGGAGAACCAGACCGGAGGGATAGTAACCAGGTCGGTGACGACAGTCACGAAAGGCACGTCCGACCGCGCCGATTTCAGCACTCGCAAGACCACCTGCTGGATGAGCGGATGGACACTGACCACGACGTCGGGCGAATACTTCTTGAGGGCTCGTACCACCGGGAACCGAAAGACCTGGGCCGCCACTGTCATCAGCGGTTCGATGATCTCGCTACGTTCTCCCGCTTCGTAGAGTATTCTGTATAGCCAAGGAAGGTCATCCACCAGCATGCGATAGCTGTGAGGTACGCTGCTCAGTGGAGGCGGCGTGTAGTGGCTCCACAGGTCCACCATCTCCACGGTACAGGTATCGCTGGCGGTCTCACGAAAGGCCTCCCGCAGGGCCTCGGCGCTGGCGTAGTGTCCACCGCCGCCTGCTTCGGTCATCAGAATGAGAATCCTATCCATCTGCTCAGCTCCGCTCTTGTCGGTCGTCCAAGTCAATAACACCCGGGGGGCAGCTTGGGATGCTGTGTAACCCCGATTATAATCATCATCATGAAAGTCTCAATCAGCATACGCGCCTGCACCTCCGGCCCGCAGACAGGATAGAGATGGCTGAATACGACCTGTGCCTCGCCTGGTCGTGGGAGTACGACCTGGGTTTGGTCGCGCTCTTAAGGAGAGCCTGCGCAGCGGCGGACTTGCGCCTCCTGGAGGTGACTCCGCAGACTCTGCAGGCCGTGATCGCCGGACTCGAGGACCGTTCGTGCACCTTTGGGGCGCTGTTTGACCGCGCGTCAGATTGCGACGAGGCGTTTCTCGGACTGAACTCGTGGGCTTTGGCCCGTGATGTGCAACGCCTCAACCGAAGGGAGTTGGCCGTTACCGCCTGGAACAAGGCCGTCCTGCACTTGCTGTTCGAGGCTCGGAGCATACCGGTCCCTCACACCATCGTACTTCGCCCGTTCTGCGAGAAGCCAGACCACCCGGTGATCGACCTCTCCAGCGTCGGGCCGGCGTTCACCGTCAAACCCGCTCGTCAGGGTGGAGGCGACGGAGTCCGATTGCAGGCCACGAGCTGGGATCAAGTCGTCGCTGCCAGGGCCGAGTTCCCTCATGACGAGTATCTGATCCAGCAGAGCATTGTGCCACTTGAACTGGACTCTCGCCCCGCCTGGTTTCGCGTTCTCAATTGCTTTGACCGGGTCTATCCCTGCTGGTGGAACCAGCGAACGCACGTCTACATCCCGGTGACCGAAGAAGAAGAGAGAGCGCTGAACCTGGGTCCGCTGCGCGACATTACGGCGCGCATCGCGCAGACCTGCGGCCTTGAGTTGTTCTCCAGCGAAGTGGCACTGTCGGTCGACGGCCAGTTCTACGTCATCGATTATGTTAACGACCCGGTCGACCTGCGGCTGCAGTCGCAGGCAGTAGATGGGGTGCCAGACTGTATCGTGCAGGCCATCGCAACCCGCATCGTGGACTGGGTCAAGTCATCGGATTCCGGATTGACTGCCCCTGAGGATCCTGCCTGAGCAGCGCTCTGCCTGAAGATACGAAAGAGGCCAGGCACGAGCCTGGCCTCCTGGTTCTTGCCTCGCTATCTCCCCAGATACGCCGTCTTGACCTGGGGGTTTTCCAGCAGCTCACTCGCGGGGCCCTCCAGGGCCACCGTTCCTGTCTCAAGCACGTAGGCTCTGTTGGCGATCGAGAGAGCCATGGCTGCATTCTGCTCCACCAGCAAGATACTGGTCCCCTGGCTATTGATGTCCACGATAATGCGGAATATCTCCTCAACCAGTAGAGGGGACAGGCCCATCGACGGCTCGTCAA is a genomic window containing:
- the ugtP gene encoding Processive diacylglycerol beta-glucosyltransferase; its protein translation is MDRILILMTEAGGGGHYASAEALREAFRETASDTCTVEMVDLWSHYTPPPLSSVPHSYRMLVDDLPWLYRILYEAGERSEIIEPLMTVAAQVFRFPVVRALKKYSPDVVVSVHPLIQQVVLRVLKSARSDVPFVTVVTDLVTIPPVWFSKAVDLCIVPSEEAFAQGLRAGLSQAQLRLCGLPIRAGFGRLQLPRAELRSKLELADRPTALLVGGGEGMGQMSPVARTVAAELARDSQRADWPMGQLVVICGRNESLEEELKSYPWPVPTVVKGYVSDIWTWMAASDLVVTKAGPGTIAEACALGLPVVLTGYIRGQESGNVPFVLRHGCGVYAEDPTHIAKVVSGWFGPQQAIMKQMAANAASLGRPRAAMDIAGEILRVLRESRVARAALAENS